Below is a genomic region from Diabrotica undecimpunctata isolate CICGRU chromosome 7, icDiaUnde3, whole genome shotgun sequence.
ACGGAGTATAGCTGGCCATACAGGAcatacaaatgaaataaattcaattattgaagaactaaaagaggcaaacattatagaataaatatcatgtCTGTTAAAAGAGATATCGTTAATGAGTTACACAAACCTGCAAGAATTAACTTTAAAAgacgaagaattattataaaatctcTTAATGATTTGTTCCAAGCCGACTTGATtgatatgcaaaaatattcaaatacaaacagaaatttcaaatatattttggttgtaataaattgtttttcaaaatttttatgggctttaccactaaaaaataaatcaggtGTTGAAGTAGCCAAATGTATGGAGTATGTGTTTAAACAGCAAAAACCAAATAATCTTCAAACAGATATGGGAACTGAATTTTTTAATCCACatatgaaaaaattgatgaaaaaatataatattaatcattACAATGTATACAGTGAAAAAAAGGCTGCGATTGCTGAGCGAGTTATTCGCACGATTAAATCAATGATTTGGAAACAGTTTAGTTTCAACGGTACCTACAAATGGATTAATATTTTACAACAAGTTGTTAATGAATACAACAATAAAGTTCACAGAACAATAGGAATGAAACCAGTGGatgttaagaagaagcatgaaaaACTATTGTTAAACACTGTATACAATCACATTAAAATTGTCGATTTGGAAAGTCAAAAATTTCATATTGGTGATCATGTACGCATTTCAAAACATCGAGgagtttttgacaaaaaatacaatccaaattggtctaatgaaattttcactgtttataaaataaaactgggaaaccctattacatattatttaaaagacTATAAAGGTGAAGAAATTCTTGGGGGATTTTATAAGGACCagttacaaaaagttaaacataaagaCAGTTATTTAGTTGAAAAGGTATTAAAGAGAAAGAAACATAAAATTTTTGTCAAGTGGTTAGGTTTTGATAGTTCTCACAACTCATGGATAGATAAAAGTGACGCAATATAATAAAGAGGggatagaaaaatatgtaaaagacgTTCCACTTGCAAGATTTTGTTTGTTGTTAGAGAATATCGAGAGAGTGAAAACATGTTCATTGTGGATATCCAAGGTTTCTCTTTTCCTGGGGAAGATGTATTTCTTTGTAGGGAAATTGCTATTTTAGATCCTACTACCGAAAACATTATACACAGAATGGTTGTTTTACCAGTAACAGAAGCAATGATAAATAAGTCATATATAAAATGTATCGAACAACAATGTGTTCAAAACCATGGTTTAAATTGGCAATCTTGGCATTTTTGTGATACTCATctaaaatatgaagaaatttcaaaatttttacacgaCAACGTATTAGACGAAACAATATTGGTAAGAAatcatgaaacaaaaaaatatttggaaaaattcatggaaaATCGCATTGATTGTGTAGAAGATGAACCTAATATACTTTCCGATGAGACTatgaatcatatttttaaatcacATCCATGTTTTCAAcataacaatgaaaatttacaatgtgctctaaacaatgtatttaatattcattattggtataaatattgtagaaagtgttgacaataaaaaaataaaaattaaaaatagtcttttattaatagatacacacaagacatttatttttaaattgatatcAGACATGAAGCTTGTAAAACAAAAGACTACGCTTGATGTGGAGAATAATTTATTGGAACCAATTGAGAATAAGTTTAAAAAGCATGGAGTTTTGTTCCCTTCAACTATTCGATGTCTTATAGTTGGCCCTTTAAATTGTGGTAAGACCAATGTGATGATAAGTCTATTGGAACATGCTAatggattaaaatttgaaaatgtgtatATTTACTCAAAATCATTAATGCAACCAAAGTACAAATATTTAGAAACTTTGCTAGAACCAATTAAAGGAATAGGATATTATACTTACAGTGGAAGTACGGATATAATGCACCCATCTGAAGCGAAGCCCAATTCAATTTTTATCTTTGATGATGTTGCTTGTGACAACCAAGATGTTATTCGAGAATACTTTAGCATGTCTCGACATTCTCAGGTGGATCCATTTTATTTGAGTCAGAGTTATgcaaaaatacctaaacaccttaTAAGAGAcaatgcaaatattttaattgtattcaaaCAAGACGATTTAAACCTAAAACACATTTACAATGACCACGTCGGAACAGATATGACttttgaagatttaaaaaaaatatgttcgatATGCTGGAAAGAGAATTATGGATTCTTATCAATTTTTAAAGACAGTGAAATAAAGAATGGtcgatatagaaaaaaaattgatcaatattttttattagaataaaagttgtaagtaataaataaataaagagatattattaaaaagtattttattataatctataaaaatatatacacagatatacatacaaaaatattttcctcTCGCTCAATCTTCATTCCAATACCAACACATAtctgaaataaaatatatactaGTTACCTTTTTTCTAGTGGGAAGCAGAAAGCACTTACTTGTTTATTATGTCCTTTGACTTAGAAAATGATCTATATTCAGATCATTCTCATCACATTCTTCTTCTATATGTACTATTGTACTTGGAGGAACCGTTCTTTGCTTCTTGCTTGATGTTGAGGCCTCATCCGGTGCCTCTTGTATGTATAGTGGTCTCTTCAACCCAAGTTGCTTTTGGACTTGTTGATGTCGCTCAAACTCTTCCAATTCATCGTCCAACAAGTTAAATCTGTATCGTTTTACGACATTCTCTAAAATTTGGAATTCTTGCTCTGTCTTTACTTTGGTCCTCATATACCGAACCGGAAGATTCCCAAATTTCTTTTTAAGACTTTTGCTATTGGGTGTATAGCTGAGACTCACAAATATTTTACTTCCCTTAAGAGACACCTCTTTGACACCATATCTAAAATTTAACGAAATTAAACaatcataaataaaaatgttattaaaatacgatcattagaataaaaaatacatagatagaatatagaaaaaagaaattagataaattagtaaaatatcaagaggtaaaacaaaataaaattatgtataaaattattttagataaacaataaaatcaaatgcaaatatggtgaaataaacaaggaaaaaagtgtataaataataaactcaatACTTACACAAACAATTCCTTTATAATAAGGAAAGCCGTTTCAATAGGAA
It encodes:
- the LOC140446906 gene encoding uncharacterized protein; the protein is MATVPCQLVILTEDPVHFPIETAFLIIKELFVYGVKEVSLKGSKIFVSLSYTPNSKSLKKKFGNLPVRYMRTKVKTEQEFQILENVVKRYRFNLLDDELEEFERHQQVQKQLGLKRPLYIQEAPDEASTSSKKQRTVPPSTIVHIEEECDENDLNIDHFLSQRT